The Cydia fagiglandana chromosome 4, ilCydFagi1.1, whole genome shotgun sequence genome has a window encoding:
- the LOC134663800 gene encoding aromatic-L-amino-acid decarboxylase-like: protein MNSTEFREFGKAAIDLMADYYDSIRTRDVLPSVEPGYLLKMLPENAPEEPENWKDVLKDFNEAIMPGITHWHSPQFHAFYPTAVSYPGIVGGLLSDSLAVIGFSWMSSPACTELEVVTMNWLGKLLGLPEEFLNCSDGPGGGVIQGSASEATLVGLLVAKNKTVHRLMANDPSLEEGEINAKLVAYTSDQCNSSVEKSGLLGSMKMRLLKSDADGRLRGDTLKNAFEEDRAQGLIPCYVIANLGTTGTCAFDPLYELGPVCKEANVWLHVDAAYAGSAFICPEYRGLMKGVEYADSFDFNPHKWMLVNFDCSAMWVKNGYDLINTFDIQRIYLDDVKTNIKIPDYRHWQIPLGRRFRSLKLWTVLRIYGAEGIRSHLRNQISLAQHFAKLVRADDRFLVEPEPSMGLVCFRLKDGDSATRKLLENLTEKKQIYMVAATYRGRYIIRFVVCSHLTTREDIDISWKIIKEEVDIIITPTLHTKTQIPALGHIDIKSLCEKSK from the exons atgaattctacggAGTTTCGGGAGTTCGGCAAGGCGGCGATCGATCTTATGGCGGATTACTACGATTCCATTCGAACAAG GGATGTGCTGCCATCGGTGGAACCTGGATATCTATTGAAAATGCTGCCCGAAAACGCTCCTGAAGAGCCTGAAAACTGGAAAGATGTCCTTAAAGATTTCAATGAAGCAATAATGCCAGGC ATAACCCATTGGCACTCGCCCCAGTTCCACGCGTTCTACCCGACAGCAGTCTCGTACCCCGGCATCGTCGGAGGCTTGCTCAGCGATAGTCTCGCCGTCATCGGATTCAGTTGG ATGTCAAGCCCGGCATGCACCGAACTGGAGGTGGTGACGATGAACTGGCTGGGCAAGCTGCTCGGCCTCCCGGAGGAATTCCTCAACTGCTCTGACGGCCCTGGCGGTGGCGTCATTCAG GGCTCAGCTAGTGAGGCAACTTTAGTCGGTTTACTCGTTGCCAAAAACAAAACCGTACACAGACTAATGGCAAACGATCCCAGCCTCGAGGAAGGCGAGATCAACGCTAAGCTCGTAGCCTACACGTCGGACCAATGCAACTCGTCGGTTGAAAAATCCGGATTACTCGGCTCCATGAAAATGCGGTTACTTAAATCTGATGCCGATGGCAGACTGCGTGGAGACACACTTAAAAATGCATTTGAGGAGGACAGAGCCCAAGGCTTAATACCATGCTATGTTATTGCCAACCTTGGCACGACAGGCACCTGCGCCTTCGACCCCTTGTATGAACTCGGACCGGTGTGTAAAGAAGCAAATGTGTGGCTACATGTCGACGCCGCCTACGCAGGATCAGCTTTCATTTGCCCCGAATACAGAGGACTAATGAAAGGAGTTGAATACGCAGATTCCTTTGACTTCAACCCACACAAGTGGATGCTTGTGAATTTCGATTGTTCCGCAATGTGGGTCAAAAATGGATACGATCTTATAAACACTTTCGATATTCAGCGTATTTATTTAGACGACGTTAAGACTAACATTAAAATACCGGACTATCGTCACTGGCAAATACCTCTCGGTAGACGATTCAGGTCTTTGAAGTTGTGGACTGTTTTGAGAATATATGGCGCAGAAGGCATTAGATCTCATCTCAGAAATCAGATCAGCCTCGCTCAACATTTCGCAAAGTTAGTTCGAGCTGACGATCGATTTCTGGTGGAACCCGAGCCATCGATGGGATTAGTGTGCTTCAGGCTTAAAGATGGTGACAGCGCTACACGCAAATTGTTAGAAAATTTGACGGAAAAGAAACAAATATACATGGTGGCGGCAACTTACCGTGGCAGGTATATAATACGTTTCGTAGTGTGTTCTCACTTAACAACGAGAGAAGATATTGACATCAGTTGGAAAATAATTAAAGAGGAAGTGGACATTATCATCACGCCCACTTTACACACCAAAACTCAAATCCCAGCGTTAGGTCATATCGACATCAAGAGTTTATGTGAAAAATCGAAGTAg
- the LOC134663811 gene encoding uncharacterized protein LOC134663811, which produces MGLKLTPTIVVLALSICLVHIAVAKPRTVQRGDEVIPLDQSVVASLPEKTTINPSVTETKIPSRRVPCQFDEPTEEAVCQEHCMPKGYSYGLCVSYTCSCI; this is translated from the exons ATGGGATTAAAATTGACTCCTACGATTGTTGTTCTGGCCTTATCAATTTGTTTAGTGCATATCGCGGTCGCGAAGCCAAGAACGGTTCAGAGAGGAGATGAAGTGATACCGTTAGACCAGTCCGTTGTAGCAAGTTTGCCTGAAAAAACTACGATTAACCCATCTGTAACAG AAACCAAAATTCCTAGTCGCCGTGTACCCTGCCAGTTCGACGAACCCACTGAAGAAGCCGTCTGCCAGGAGCACTGCATGCCAAAAGGATACTCATACGGCCTCTGTGTCTCCTATACCTGCAGTTGCATTTAA
- the LOC134663761 gene encoding cysteine desulfurase, mitochondrial: MFRLSKSVITLLSKTAKISTPQDSGILLCTQGTLKFLSTDINDKFSLKHEEVGRPLYFDAQATTPVDPRVLDVMMPYFVGQHGNPHSRTHAYGWESEAAVEKAREQVANLIRADPKEIIFTSGATESNNISVKGVARFYAPRKKHIVTTQIEHKCVLDSCRALEGEGFKITYLPVGANGIIDLKELEAALTPETSLVSIMTVNNEIGVKQPVAEIGALCKSKKIFFHTDAAQAVGKVPLDVNKMNIDLMSISGHKIYGPKGVGALYIRRRPRVRVEPIQSGGGQERGMRSGTVPTPLVVGLGAACELAEREMAYDHAWMETLSQRFLDKIYSKLSHVIRNGDPEQSYHGCINLSFAYVEGESLLMALKDVALSSGSACTSASLEPSYVLRAIGTDEDLAHSSIRFGLGRFTTIDEVDYTAEKTIRHVERLREMSPLWEMVQEGVDIKTIQWSQH; the protein is encoded by the exons atgtttcgcttatcAAAAAGCGTTATAACATTACTGtcaaaaactgcaaaaatatcTACACCGCAAGACAGTGGAATTTTACTATGTACACAGGGAACCCTAAAGTTTCTCAGTACAG atattaaCGATAAGTTTTCCTTGAAACATGAAGAGGTTGGCCGGCCCCTTTACTTCGACGCTCAAGCGACAACACCTGTC GACCCTCGAGTACTTGACGTGATGATGCCTTACTTTGTAGGACAGCATGGCAATCCACATTCTAGGACTCATGCATACGGTTGGGAGAGTGAAGCAGCCGTGGAAAAAGCTAGAGAACAAGTAGCTAATCTAATTAGAGCTGATCCGAAGGAAATCATATTTACCTCGGGAGCCACAGAGTCTAATAATATATCTGTAAAAGGAGTTGCTAGGTTTTATGCGCCCAGGAAAAAGCATATTGTTACTACTCAAATT GAACATAAATGTGTACTGGACTCATGCAGAGCACTAGAAGGAGAGGGCTTCAAGATTACATATCTGCCAGTGGGAGCCAATGGCATTATTGACCTAAAAGAATTGGAAGCTGCACTCACCCCCGAAACTAGTCTTGTTTCAATAATGACTGTCAATAATGAAATAG GTGTAAAACAGCCTGTAGCTGAAATTGGAGCGCTCTGCAAAAGCAAAAAGATATTTTTCCACACAGATGCAGCACAGGCTGTGGGCAAGGTCCCTCTGGATGTTAACAAGATGAACATTGATTTAATGTCAATTTCTGGCCACAAAATTTACGGACCCAAAGGTGTTGGGGCGCTGTACATTCGGCGTAGGCCTCGAGTACGAGTAGAGCCCATACAGAGTGGAGGGGGGCAAGAAAGAGGAATGAGGAGTGGCACAGTACCCACGCCTCTTGTTGTTGGACTAG GCGCTGCTTGTGAACTGGCCGAGCGTGAGATGGCATATGACCATGCCTGGATGGAAACACTTTCACAAAGATTCCTGGACAAGATATACTCAAAGCTGTCACATGTCATCAGAAATGGGGATCCGGAACAATCTTACCATGGATGTATCAATTTGTCATTTGCTTATGTTGAAG gCGAATCTTTGTTGATGGCCCTAAAAGATGTGGCCCTGTCAAGTGGCTCGGCGTGCACCTCAGCCTCTTTAGAACCTTCCTATGTATTGAGAGCTATCGGAACAGACGAAGATTTAGCACACAGTTCAATCAG ATTCGGATTAGGAAGATTCACAACAATCGACGAAGTAGACTACACGGCAGAGAAGACGATCAGACACGTGGAGCGCCTCCGAGAGATGAGCCCGCTGTGGGAGATGGTGCAGGAGGGAGTGGACATCAAAACCATTCAGTGGTCGCAGCACTAA